A genomic window from Elusimicrobiota bacterium includes:
- a CDS encoding PHP domain-containing protein has product MKFVHDWHMHTRHSMCGKHRGTMSAVFNQAMDAGIRELGITDHLNHEYCVPLIKASRAEYDATPKPDGLITHFAVEVPVLRKFDDICFQKHGWDSKTFSIQATTAEENEYMFYLTPEFKEEMGFEYVIGGAHMILGTPLVREEMIKCYHRQNMFCARHPLIDIVVHPWWWNGPWAEEDKNYRTLPWFDDFNVIPKSMHQEFARACIENKKAVEINAQAMFVNHRYSDSFKKQYIEYLQFMKEQGVTFSFGSDSHFDGYSGNLCKIEDIVESLKIAPDKIWYLKK; this is encoded by the coding sequence ATGAAATTTGTTCATGACTGGCACATGCACACACGGCATTCTATGTGCGGGAAACATCGCGGGACTATGTCTGCGGTGTTTAACCAGGCAATGGATGCAGGGATTAGGGAACTCGGGATTACTGACCATTTAAATCATGAGTATTGTGTACCATTAATAAAAGCCTCACGCGCGGAATATGATGCTACACCGAAACCTGATGGATTAATAACACATTTTGCGGTGGAAGTACCCGTCCTGCGCAAGTTTGATGATATATGTTTTCAAAAACACGGGTGGGATAGCAAAACTTTTAGTATACAGGCGACTACTGCTGAAGAAAATGAGTATATGTTCTACCTTACCCCGGAGTTTAAGGAAGAAATGGGGTTTGAGTATGTCATCGGCGGGGCGCATATGATACTTGGTACGCCGCTGGTACGCGAAGAAATGATTAAGTGCTACCACCGGCAGAACATGTTTTGCGCTAGGCATCCGTTAATTGATATCGTAGTGCATCCATGGTGGTGGAACGGCCCGTGGGCGGAAGAGGATAAAAATTATCGAACCTTACCGTGGTTTGATGATTTTAATGTTATCCCTAAATCTATGCATCAGGAATTCGCACGGGCGTGTATCGAGAATAAGAAAGCTGTAGAGATTAACGCACAGGCAATGTTTGTTAACCATAGATACTCTGATAGTTTTAAGAAACAGTATATTGAATACTTACAGTTTATGAAAGAACAGGGTGTAACGTTTTCATTTGGGTCGGACTCTCATTTTGACGGGTATTCCGGGAACCTATGCAAAATTGAGGATATAGTTGAATCCCTGAAGATTGCACCGGATAAAATTTGGTATCTGAAAAAATAG
- a CDS encoding sodium:solute symporter family protein, translating to MAIMLGIGFWASRKVKDTADYIIAGQRLSWGLSIGTIFATWFGAETCMGSATTAYSKGILGVIADPFGAGLCLIISGVFFAGHFYKLKIKTVIDFFELRFSKRVGMLVSLFYVPVYIGWIGAQMLAFGTVLHALTGLGIEPAIFISALVVIIYTYSGGMWADAVTDFVQMGFIIVCFGIVVYNISSTNGGLINIIQQIPKEKLHFYPHTTSGLEWMKYIEAWIIVGFGSLGGQDLVSRIMSAKNVTVARWSSVIAGILYWTVGLLPVMLGIVGFILLPNYTGESILIDLSIQYLPLPLVALMVGGLLSAIMSSVDTAMLAPASIIGNNVVPFFVKDVDDKTKLFWCKIMVPILGIVSLFMALYFQNIYELCLESWTVLLTSFTAPLAFGLFWKRTTSAGVIAGAVGGFIAWIAGGLLFPAEYPTKLLGFVVSVTLVFLISLITNDRQGNSPEGVSVPVTEG from the coding sequence ATGGCAATAATGCTGGGGATCGGGTTCTGGGCAAGCCGGAAAGTTAAAGATACAGCTGATTATATCATCGCTGGGCAAAGGTTATCCTGGGGGTTGTCAATCGGGACAATCTTTGCGACTTGGTTTGGTGCGGAAACTTGTATGGGTTCCGCTACCACAGCGTATAGCAAAGGTATCCTCGGTGTGATCGCTGACCCGTTTGGTGCGGGGTTATGCCTCATTATCTCAGGTGTTTTTTTTGCCGGGCATTTCTATAAACTTAAAATCAAGACAGTAATTGATTTTTTTGAATTACGGTTCAGTAAACGCGTTGGGATGCTGGTCTCTCTCTTCTATGTCCCGGTATATATTGGCTGGATTGGTGCGCAGATGCTTGCATTCGGGACTGTACTTCACGCGTTGACCGGGTTGGGGATAGAACCTGCGATATTTATCAGTGCATTGGTAGTAATTATATACACATACTCCGGCGGGATGTGGGCTGATGCTGTAACGGATTTTGTGCAGATGGGGTTCATAATCGTATGTTTTGGGATAGTGGTTTATAATATATCTTCCACTAATGGCGGGTTAATTAATATTATTCAGCAGATACCGAAGGAAAAATTACACTTTTATCCTCATACTACTAGCGGCCTTGAGTGGATGAAGTATATTGAAGCTTGGATTATCGTTGGGTTTGGTTCGCTTGGCGGGCAGGATTTGGTGTCACGTATAATGTCCGCAAAAAATGTTACAGTTGCAAGGTGGAGTTCTGTCATTGCGGGGATTTTGTATTGGACTGTAGGATTGTTGCCGGTAATGCTTGGGATTGTTGGGTTTATACTTCTTCCTAACTATACTGGTGAGTCTATACTCATAGATCTTAGCATACAATACTTGCCGTTACCACTTGTGGCTTTAATGGTAGGAGGGTTGTTATCCGCTATTATGAGCAGTGTAGATACCGCGATGCTTGCTCCAGCGAGTATTATCGGGAATAATGTTGTGCCGTTCTTCGTGAAAGATGTTGATGATAAAACAAAACTTTTTTGGTGTAAAATTATGGTGCCTATACTCGGGATAGTATCCTTATTTATGGCGTTATATTTCCAGAATATATACGAACTTTGCTTGGAATCATGGACGGTATTGCTCACGTCCTTTACCGCGCCGCTGGCGTTTGGCTTGTTCTGGAAACGTACAACCTCCGCGGGAGTTATCGCAGGTGCAGTGGGCGGATTTATCGCGTGGATTGCCGGAGGATTATTATTTCCGGCGGAATATCCCACAAAACTATTAGGGTTTGTTGTAAGCGTTACGCTTGTGTTTTTGATAAGTTTGATCACTAATGATAGGCAAGGGAATAGCCCCGAAGGTGTATCTGTTCCTGTGACGGAGGGTTGA